In Elusimicrobiota bacterium, a single window of DNA contains:
- a CDS encoding GNAT family N-acetyltransferase, translating to MIRYEWVWRPSAKALKEIAGLYKAAGWWEPTDTPQRICGMVMGSHCFLAARSGGRLVGMGRAISDRTNDGYIQDVFVRPGLRGRGVGAQLVRRLALRLRVDGLGWVGLIAADGAWPFYAKLGFRKMKRHDSMRFGSN from the coding sequence GTGATCCGCTACGAATGGGTTTGGCGGCCGAGCGCGAAAGCGCTCAAGGAGATCGCGGGGCTCTACAAGGCCGCGGGCTGGTGGGAGCCGACCGATACGCCTCAGCGCATCTGCGGCATGGTGATGGGCAGCCACTGCTTCCTGGCGGCGCGTTCGGGGGGGCGGCTGGTCGGCATGGGCCGGGCCATCAGCGACCGGACCAACGACGGCTACATCCAGGACGTCTTCGTCAGGCCCGGCCTGCGGGGCCGGGGCGTGGGGGCGCAGCTCGTGCGGCGCCTGGCCCTGCGCCTGCGCGTCGACGGCCTGGGCTGGGTCGGGCTGATCGCCGCGGACGGTGCCTGGCCCTTCTACGCGAAGCTGGGCTTTAGGAAGATGAAGCGGCACGACTCGATGCGGTTCGGCTCGAATTAG
- a CDS encoding YihY/virulence factor BrkB family protein: MDERPEPEASSFARSFDLAAEVGFYFLFSLFPFILFLMTMIRHLHFQVDAASLMAVSRDFLPDSIYSLIIPPAVKTLVSTKGRLALPALLACLWTASAAVSSLLAAISRINGLRPTVSSYWKSKLLSLLFTVVFGALLAVALFLLFLGPWLHATLTAHLGFAAFWRTALVAARWAMVLSLMLLTVSAVYRFSPGARRHRITPGALCAVAGWVLASKAFALYMAYSVRLNAFYGSMATLLALMSWLYLMALMVLLGARLDRELAVRKG, translated from the coding sequence ATGGACGAGCGGCCCGAGCCGGAGGCGAGCTCTTTCGCGCGCTCCTTCGACCTGGCCGCGGAGGTGGGCTTCTACTTCCTCTTCTCTCTGTTCCCCTTCATCCTCTTCTTGATGACCATGATCCGGCACCTGCACTTCCAGGTGGACGCGGCCAGCCTGATGGCCGTAAGCCGGGACTTCCTGCCGGATTCCATCTATAGTCTCATCATACCTCCCGCGGTCAAGACTTTGGTCTCGACCAAGGGCCGTCTGGCCCTGCCCGCGCTCTTGGCCTGCCTCTGGACCGCTTCCGCGGCGGTCTCGAGCCTCCTGGCCGCGATCAGCCGCATCAACGGCCTGCGGCCCACCGTGAGCAGTTATTGGAAGTCGAAGCTCCTGTCCTTGCTCTTCACGGTGGTCTTCGGCGCGCTCCTGGCCGTCGCCCTCTTCCTCTTGTTCCTCGGGCCGTGGCTCCACGCGACGCTGACCGCGCACCTGGGCTTCGCCGCGTTCTGGCGCACGGCGCTGGTCGCGGCCCGGTGGGCCATGGTGCTGTCTTTGATGCTGCTGACCGTGAGCGCGGTCTATCGCTTCTCCCCGGGCGCGCGGCGGCACCGGATCACGCCCGGCGCGCTCTGCGCCGTGGCGGGCTGGGTCCTGGCCTCCAAGGCCTTCGCCCTCTACATGGCCTACTCGGTCCGGCTCAACGCCTTCTACGGGAGCATGGCCACCCTCCTGGCCCTGATGAGCTGGCTCTACCTGATGGCGCTCATGGTGCTCCTGGGGGCGCGGCTCGACCGGGAGCTGGCGGTCCGGAAGGGTTGA
- a CDS encoding CopG family antitoxin: MNRAKKKADFKDQALRRYYDQDSMLQAGGPIRPVASSFPKPRRLVALRLEEDTVSAIKHIAAQKGLNYSTLMRMWLTERLVRERR, encoded by the coding sequence ATGAACAGAGCCAAGAAGAAGGCGGATTTTAAGGACCAGGCGTTGAGACGATACTACGACCAGGATTCGATGCTCCAGGCCGGCGGGCCGATCCGGCCCGTGGCCAGCTCCTTCCCCAAGCCCAGGCGGTTGGTCGCCTTGCGGCTCGAAGAAGACACGGTCAGCGCCATCAAGCACATCGCCGCTCAGAAAGGGCTGAACTATTCGACCTTGATGCGCATGTGGCTCACCGAACGGCTCGTGCGCGAAAGGCGCTAG
- a CDS encoding TatD family nuclease-associated radical SAM protein: MKKPAAPTVAYPFKTGIYLNITNRCPTACRFCIKRLLKWRFERWNFRLSGGEPSVARILEACAQAAGRRSFSEIVFCGYGESTYRLPDLPELCAGLRRQHPGARLRLNTVGLGSLIWGRDIAPELARLIDAAAVSLNTADPEQWLGLMAPLAPFREKGYAAAQEFVRGCAAAGLQTTVTAVRLPGVDMPAVRRLAASLGASFRARPAL, from the coding sequence ATGAAAAAACCGGCCGCGCCCACGGTGGCCTACCCCTTCAAGACCGGGATCTATCTCAACATCACCAACCGCTGCCCCACGGCCTGCCGCTTCTGCATCAAGCGCCTGCTCAAGTGGCGTTTCGAGCGCTGGAACTTCCGCCTCTCCGGCGGCGAGCCGAGCGTGGCCCGCATCCTGGAAGCCTGCGCGCAGGCCGCCGGCCGCCGCTCGTTCTCCGAGATCGTGTTCTGCGGCTACGGGGAGAGCACCTACCGCCTGCCCGACCTGCCCGAGCTCTGCGCGGGCCTGCGCCGCCAGCACCCGGGCGCCCGCCTGCGGCTCAACACCGTGGGCCTGGGCAGCCTCATCTGGGGCCGGGACATCGCCCCGGAGCTGGCCCGCCTCATCGACGCGGCGGCCGTGAGCCTCAACACCGCGGACCCCGAGCAGTGGCTCGGCCTGATGGCGCCGCTGGCGCCTTTCCGGGAGAAGGGCTATGCGGCCGCGCAGGAGTTCGTGCGCGGCTGCGCGGCCGCGGGCCTGCAGACCACGGTGACCGCGGTGCGCCTGCCGGGGGTGGACATGCCCGCGGTGCGCCGCCTGGCCGCTTCGCTGGGCGCCTCCTTCCGCGCCCGGCCCGCGCTGTGA
- a CDS encoding protease complex subunit PrcB family protein produces MIRRPVTTAVAVLALALCAGLGLVFLNAYRKGITIRLGEGGRPGLPPPPPTASALPDEQSQRYTNEQMHAMLQQETSQLGIQRFVPRGETEEEPTQGFLGPRLGGPGSRAQAESAIRELARLRRTVDAGKKKPVPLAGRVVPVLAAPESGGAAVEPEPRAPKAPRKPKAAEPAPQPQAIGPGAWSGLYGGVEEGTLTISDAKSWADLWGRLSRKPAPRLDFSRQQVVGVFLGPQPTGGFRVEISSAVTASPTAVVVSYRALSPAADRTPPEGATAPYALRAIERTDRPVRFEKSP; encoded by the coding sequence ATGATAAGAAGACCGGTCACGACCGCCGTCGCCGTCCTGGCTTTGGCCCTGTGCGCCGGCCTGGGCCTGGTGTTCCTCAACGCCTACCGCAAGGGCATCACCATCCGCCTGGGCGAGGGCGGCCGGCCGGGCCTGCCGCCCCCGCCGCCCACCGCTTCGGCCCTCCCGGACGAGCAGTCCCAGCGCTACACCAACGAGCAGATGCACGCCATGCTCCAGCAGGAGACCTCCCAGCTGGGCATCCAGCGCTTCGTGCCGCGCGGCGAGACCGAAGAGGAGCCCACCCAGGGCTTCCTGGGGCCCCGCTTGGGCGGCCCCGGCTCCCGCGCCCAGGCCGAGTCCGCCATCCGCGAGCTCGCGCGCCTGCGCCGCACCGTGGACGCCGGCAAGAAGAAGCCCGTGCCCCTCGCGGGCCGGGTCGTGCCGGTGCTGGCGGCGCCCGAATCGGGCGGCGCCGCCGTCGAGCCTGAGCCCCGGGCGCCCAAAGCCCCCCGCAAGCCCAAGGCGGCGGAGCCCGCGCCCCAGCCCCAGGCCATAGGGCCGGGAGCCTGGTCCGGGCTCTACGGCGGAGTCGAAGAAGGCACGCTCACCATCTCCGACGCCAAGTCCTGGGCGGACCTCTGGGGCCGCCTGTCCCGCAAGCCCGCCCCCCGCCTCGACTTCTCCCGCCAGCAGGTCGTGGGCGTGTTCCTGGGGCCCCAGCCCACCGGCGGCTTCCGCGTGGAGATCTCCTCCGCGGTGACCGCTTCGCCCACGGCCGTGGTGGTGAGCTACCGGGCGCTCTCCCCCGCCGCCGACCGCACGCCGCCCGAAGGCGCGACCGCGCCCTACGCCCTGCGCGCCATAGAGCGCACCGACCGGCCCGTGCGCTTCGAGAAGTCCCCATGA
- the coaD gene encoding pantetheine-phosphate adenylyltransferase, which yields MSQIAVYPGSFDPLTKGHLDIIQRACRLFEHVIVAVSNNPVKKATFSVAERIQMVESAIRDLPNADVDTFAGLLVDYLKVKKSRLLIRGLRAVSDMEYEFQLADMNRRLYREVETVFLMPDEQYTYLSSSIVKEVCARGASADAFVPPAVARMLRRRFAVKGKGRK from the coding sequence ATGAGCCAGATCGCGGTCTACCCGGGCAGTTTCGACCCCCTCACCAAGGGGCATCTCGACATAATCCAGCGCGCCTGCCGCCTCTTCGAACACGTCATCGTGGCGGTGTCCAACAACCCCGTCAAGAAGGCCACCTTCAGCGTGGCCGAGCGCATACAGATGGTGGAGTCCGCAATCCGGGACCTGCCCAACGCGGACGTGGACACCTTCGCGGGCCTGCTGGTCGACTACCTCAAGGTCAAGAAGTCGCGCCTGCTCATCCGCGGCCTGCGCGCGGTCTCGGACATGGAGTACGAGTTCCAGCTGGCGGACATGAACCGCCGCCTCTACCGCGAGGTGGAGACCGTCTTCCTGATGCCGGACGAGCAGTACACCTACCTGTCCTCCTCCATAGTCAAGGAGGTGTGCGCGCGCGGCGCCTCCGCCGACGCCTTCGTCCCGCCCGCGGTGGCGCGCATGCTGCGCCGCAGGTTCGCGGTCAAGGGCAAGGGCAGGAAGTAG
- a CDS encoding glycogen/starch synthase, with amino-acid sequence MTSRVTYSLTFLLACGLLPAGASAAAVEAIVQRGLPVNAAPAAAGSVLAAQNQGQGLVLTPLSASGLDASVSVHAAPSPVVRQNAAAPQFQPAPSAMVRAAPQFQPAPAAIPQSAPLIAPAAPAEPAPAPLAAARQAAAPPGANGERAPPAEEKAAQLGAAFDGATKARPLSIIVAGAEAVPFVKTGGLADVVDAVSRGLAARGHDVTLILPDYRQLRRDGLDLKPAGEVFVPVNGRMERALLLQGEREGVRVVLIHHAGYYDRDGGPYSGYTAGMADSPNDAYDASRGADADERFGFYSRAVLEAAKALGIRPDVVHAHDWHAALIPAFLKLVYQADPFFAATRTVLTIHNIAYQGVFGRDAALKLGFSAQDVDSGPVGRNGDTNFLHAGVALADAVTTVSPTYAKEIRGTAEFGMGLEGALNARPDGVSGILNGVDPALNDPRTDEHIVSQYGTDDAAAGKAANKAELQRRLGLDRKPDAPLFVVASRLAEQKGIDLVVEAAEAVLRLGGQLAITGSGDKELEAKAAELARAHPGQVAVHPFDEIMVHLVYAAGDFLLMPSRFEPCGLSQLIAQRFGTLPLVTRTGGLADTVTDLRANAERGDGFFIQAPTAAALAETIAAAVKAYRDPALLARARRTAMEKDSSWGPALDAYEALLRRLVPR; translated from the coding sequence ATGACATCTCGCGTGACTTATTCCTTGACATTTCTCTTGGCCTGCGGCCTGCTTCCCGCGGGCGCCTCTGCCGCGGCGGTCGAAGCCATAGTCCAGCGCGGTCTGCCCGTCAACGCGGCCCCGGCCGCTGCCGGCTCGGTGCTGGCCGCGCAGAACCAGGGCCAAGGACTTGTTTTGACCCCGCTCTCCGCGTCCGGCCTCGACGCTTCGGTCTCGGTCCATGCGGCGCCGAGCCCCGTGGTCCGGCAGAACGCCGCCGCGCCCCAGTTTCAGCCCGCGCCGTCCGCCATGGTCCGGGCTGCGCCCCAGTTCCAGCCCGCGCCAGCCGCCATCCCCCAGTCCGCACCCCTCATCGCTCCCGCGGCGCCGGCCGAGCCAGCGCCGGCCCCGCTCGCCGCAGCCCGGCAGGCGGCGGCGCCCCCGGGAGCCAACGGTGAGCGCGCCCCGCCCGCTGAAGAGAAGGCCGCGCAGCTCGGCGCCGCTTTCGACGGCGCGACCAAGGCCAGGCCCCTCTCCATCATCGTGGCCGGCGCCGAGGCCGTGCCCTTCGTCAAGACCGGCGGCCTGGCCGACGTGGTGGACGCCGTCTCGCGCGGGCTGGCGGCCCGCGGCCACGACGTGACCCTCATCCTCCCCGATTACCGCCAGCTGCGCCGCGACGGTCTGGACCTCAAGCCCGCGGGCGAGGTGTTCGTCCCCGTCAACGGCAGGATGGAGCGGGCCCTGCTCCTGCAGGGAGAGCGTGAAGGCGTGCGCGTGGTGCTCATCCACCACGCCGGCTACTACGACCGCGACGGCGGGCCCTATTCCGGCTACACGGCCGGCATGGCCGACTCCCCCAACGACGCCTACGACGCGAGCCGGGGCGCGGACGCAGACGAGCGCTTCGGCTTCTACTCCCGGGCCGTGCTCGAGGCGGCCAAGGCCCTGGGCATCAGGCCCGACGTGGTGCACGCGCACGATTGGCACGCGGCCCTCATCCCCGCGTTCCTGAAGCTGGTCTATCAGGCCGACCCCTTCTTCGCCGCCACCCGCACGGTGCTGACCATCCACAACATCGCCTACCAGGGCGTGTTCGGACGCGACGCCGCGCTCAAGCTCGGCTTCTCGGCCCAGGATGTGGACTCCGGGCCGGTAGGCAGGAACGGCGACACCAATTTCCTCCATGCCGGCGTGGCTTTGGCCGACGCGGTCACCACAGTCAGCCCCACCTACGCCAAGGAGATCCGGGGCACGGCCGAGTTCGGAATGGGTCTGGAGGGGGCGCTCAACGCCCGGCCCGACGGCGTCAGTGGCATCCTCAACGGCGTGGACCCCGCCTTGAACGACCCCCGCACGGACGAGCACATCGTGAGCCAGTACGGGACGGACGACGCGGCCGCGGGCAAGGCCGCCAACAAGGCCGAGCTCCAGCGCCGCCTGGGCCTCGACCGGAAGCCCGACGCGCCCCTCTTCGTGGTGGCCTCGCGCCTGGCCGAGCAGAAAGGCATAGACCTGGTCGTGGAAGCGGCCGAGGCGGTGCTGCGCCTAGGCGGGCAGCTCGCCATCACTGGCTCGGGCGACAAGGAGCTCGAAGCCAAGGCCGCGGAACTCGCGCGCGCTCACCCGGGGCAGGTGGCCGTGCACCCCTTCGACGAGATCATGGTGCACCTGGTCTACGCGGCCGGGGATTTCCTGCTCATGCCCTCCCGGTTCGAGCCCTGCGGGCTGTCCCAGCTCATCGCCCAGCGCTTCGGGACCCTGCCCTTGGTGACCCGCACCGGCGGCCTGGCCGACACGGTCACGGACCTGCGCGCGAACGCGGAGCGCGGAGACGGGTTCTTCATCCAGGCGCCCACGGCCGCCGCCCTGGCCGAGACCATCGCGGCCGCGGTCAAGGCCTATCGCGACCCGGCGCTCCTGGCCCGGGCGCGCCGCACGGCCATGGAGAAGGACTCCTCCTGGGGCCCGGCCCTGGACGCATACGAGGCCCTGCTGCGCCGCCTCGTCCCGCGCTGA
- the lepB gene encoding signal peptidase I, whose protein sequence is MEERLFFVGLAMGAFAWLSKRWSESQSLDTAVKSGLWHGVFCGLSAFSAVWVIMMSLDSRAKFISIAAQAVSTTELYPSLAAGAIAAAVGFWRGLAKGSAPEGRRYFLGEDLEWAETVFSAVLLASVLMYFVVQAFKIPSGSMRNTLLEGDHLFVNKFIYGMRVPFTGKRILALRQVQRGDVIVFRFPVDDPRELHCGSIQYGKDFIKRVIGVAGDTVQVSNGRVIVNGQPLTDEPYAQYLDGASREAAPMKAKDLGPEQYQKLWEAHALDRALEFSPPYSGPRDFFGPVRVPPRSFFVMGDNRDRSCDARYWGPVAEKYLKGRAWFLYWPPSRMKTVL, encoded by the coding sequence ATGGAAGAACGACTCTTTTTCGTAGGCCTGGCCATGGGCGCCTTCGCGTGGCTGAGCAAGCGCTGGAGCGAGTCCCAATCCCTGGACACGGCCGTCAAGTCCGGCCTCTGGCACGGGGTCTTCTGCGGGCTCTCCGCCTTCTCCGCGGTCTGGGTCATCATGATGTCGCTCGACAGCCGGGCCAAGTTCATCTCCATAGCGGCCCAGGCGGTGTCCACCACCGAGCTCTACCCGAGCCTCGCGGCGGGCGCCATCGCCGCCGCCGTCGGCTTCTGGCGCGGGCTGGCCAAGGGCTCCGCGCCCGAGGGGCGGCGCTACTTCCTCGGCGAGGACCTGGAGTGGGCCGAGACCGTGTTCTCGGCCGTGCTGCTGGCCTCGGTGCTCATGTACTTCGTGGTTCAGGCCTTCAAGATCCCCTCGGGCTCCATGCGCAACACGCTGCTGGAGGGCGACCACCTCTTCGTCAACAAGTTCATCTACGGGATGCGCGTGCCCTTCACGGGCAAGCGCATCCTGGCCTTGCGGCAGGTGCAGCGGGGAGACGTGATCGTGTTCCGCTTCCCGGTGGACGACCCGCGGGAGCTGCACTGCGGCTCCATCCAGTACGGCAAGGACTTCATCAAGCGGGTCATCGGCGTGGCGGGCGACACCGTGCAGGTCAGCAACGGCCGGGTCATCGTCAACGGCCAGCCCTTGACCGACGAGCCCTACGCCCAGTACCTCGACGGGGCCTCGCGCGAGGCCGCGCCCATGAAGGCCAAGGACCTGGGCCCGGAGCAGTACCAGAAGCTCTGGGAGGCCCATGCCCTCGACCGGGCGCTGGAATTCTCGCCCCCCTACTCCGGGCCGCGGGACTTCTTCGGGCCGGTGCGGGTCCCGCCGCGCAGCTTTTTCGTGATGGGCGACAACCGCGACCGCTCCTGCGACGCGCGCTACTGGGGTCCGGTGGCGGAGAAGTACCTCAAGGGCCGCGCCTGGTTCCTGTATTGGCCGCCCTCGCGCATGAAGACGGTGCTGTGA
- a CDS encoding phosphatidylglycerol lysyltransferase domain-containing protein, translating into MDFDLLKPEHYARLKPFFAAQSQPLSAYSLASLVSWSQCIFDTIFIQIEDAVLFGERRMDDPDRKHLLLPACPNGPKPPAWLKDRAAEHGFREYHLVPQTYLDGFGRAEVEKLFTVTEETDYEDYVYRAAHLAELPGRDYAKKRNLVRQFERECVEPGRAKVDAISPANAGACLDCLEVWRSERGDKDWSGLLECERQAITKALQNFAELEFQGVMIAIDGKVRGFGIGSRLRDDTWVLHFEKASDQVKGLYQYLDRECAKRLFAGVTFLNKESDMGDPGLAQAKLSYRPAFRVKSYRLELR; encoded by the coding sequence ATGGATTTCGACCTCCTCAAGCCCGAGCACTACGCCAGGCTCAAGCCCTTCTTCGCGGCGCAGAGCCAGCCCCTCTCCGCCTATTCGCTGGCCTCCCTGGTCTCCTGGAGCCAGTGCATCTTCGACACCATCTTCATCCAGATCGAGGACGCCGTCCTGTTCGGCGAGCGCCGCATGGACGACCCCGACCGTAAGCACCTGCTCCTGCCGGCCTGCCCCAACGGCCCCAAGCCCCCGGCCTGGCTCAAGGACCGGGCCGCGGAGCACGGCTTCCGGGAGTACCACCTCGTGCCCCAGACCTACCTCGACGGCTTCGGCCGCGCCGAGGTGGAGAAGCTCTTCACCGTGACCGAGGAGACGGACTACGAGGACTACGTCTACCGCGCCGCGCACCTGGCCGAGCTCCCCGGCCGAGACTACGCCAAGAAGCGCAACCTGGTCCGCCAATTCGAGCGGGAGTGTGTGGAGCCCGGCCGGGCCAAGGTGGACGCCATCTCCCCGGCCAACGCTGGAGCCTGCCTGGACTGTCTGGAGGTCTGGCGCAGCGAACGCGGGGACAAGGATTGGAGCGGGCTGCTGGAATGCGAGCGGCAGGCCATCACCAAGGCATTGCAGAATTTCGCCGAACTCGAATTCCAGGGAGTCATGATCGCCATCGACGGCAAGGTCCGGGGCTTCGGCATCGGCTCGCGGCTGCGCGACGACACCTGGGTCCTTCATTTCGAGAAGGCCTCGGACCAGGTCAAGGGCCTCTACCAGTATCTCGACCGGGAATGCGCCAAGCGGCTCTTCGCCGGCGTGACCTTCCTCAACAAGGAGAGCGACATGGGCGACCCCGGCCTGGCCCAGGCCAAGCTCTCCTACCGCCCCGCCTTCCGGGTCAAATCCTACCGACTCGAACTGCGCTGA
- a CDS encoding ABC transporter permease, whose translation MSLLGNISYRVRYVWRRNLDVSLFSWKTLILPPLLEPLLYLFAFGVGLGAYVEKVRFHGRLTDYLSFMAPGMVAVGVLFHAIFECMYGSFIRMRYQKTFDAMLTTPLLMEDILAGEILWGATKGFFAGLAVLAVISVWGLAAYPASLVVVPAAALAGLLFAGFGLLFAAVSPYIDNLNLPTFLFINPMFLFSGTFFPLDGLPRGLKAAAWCLPLTHTVEIMRAATFGSLPARLWGSVAYLVVLTPAVCYAAIFLMKRRLIK comes from the coding sequence ATGAGCCTCCTGGGCAACATCAGCTATCGGGTCCGCTACGTCTGGCGGCGCAACCTGGACGTGAGCCTCTTCTCCTGGAAGACGCTGATCCTGCCGCCGCTCTTGGAGCCCTTGCTCTACCTGTTCGCCTTCGGCGTGGGCCTGGGCGCCTATGTGGAAAAGGTGCGGTTCCACGGCCGGCTGACGGACTATCTGTCCTTCATGGCGCCGGGCATGGTCGCAGTCGGGGTGCTCTTCCATGCCATCTTCGAGTGCATGTACGGCTCCTTCATCCGCATGCGCTATCAGAAGACCTTCGACGCGATGCTGACCACGCCGCTGCTGATGGAGGACATACTGGCCGGGGAGATCCTGTGGGGCGCGACCAAGGGGTTCTTCGCCGGGCTGGCCGTGCTGGCGGTGATCTCGGTCTGGGGTCTGGCCGCGTACCCGGCGAGCCTGGTGGTCGTCCCGGCCGCGGCTTTGGCGGGGCTGCTCTTCGCGGGCTTCGGCCTGCTCTTCGCCGCGGTCTCGCCCTACATAGACAACCTGAACCTGCCCACCTTCCTGTTCATCAATCCGATGTTCCTTTTCAGCGGCACCTTTTTCCCGTTGGACGGCCTGCCGCGCGGGCTCAAGGCGGCGGCGTGGTGCCTGCCGCTGACGCATACGGTGGAGATCATGCGCGCCGCGACCTTCGGGTCGCTGCCGGCGCGGCTGTGGGGCAGCGTCGCCTATCTCGTGGTCCTGACGCCGGCGGTCTGCTACGCGGCCATCTTCCTAATGAAGAGGAGGCTCATCAAGTGA
- a CDS encoding nodulation protein NfeD, with protein sequence MLKTAVLAVLSGLALAAPPQSVSPSKPAPPPEVLVAAYSGVINPSAAEYLAGAVAAAERRGCGALVIELDTPGGLDLSMRDIVKAILASAVPVIVYVAPAGARAASAGVFITMAAHVAAMAPGTNIGAAHPVQLGTMPAMPGKEKGAQMKDDVMEGKMVNDSAAYLQAIAGRRGRNIEWAFQGVTKSTSIVSSAAVRERVVDLEAKSLDELLAAVDGKELADFKGHPLRTKGAKTVRFEMTGRQKVLAAVADPNIAMILMTLGVSGLLIELYSPGLILPGIVGVVSLIMAFYSFQTLSASFAGVLLIMLGFLLYVLELKVHSYGLLAVTATASILFGTLMLFRNSGGGVAVSMSIIVSTLGTLVALVASLLFIATQAFRKRSKSGAEGMIGRLGVAQTALDPAGTVALGGELWKAESLEGNIPAGTAVKVEDEEGLTLRVRRKA encoded by the coding sequence ATGCTGAAGACCGCTGTCCTGGCCGTGCTGTCGGGCCTGGCCCTTGCCGCGCCGCCCCAATCCGTGTCGCCGTCCAAACCCGCGCCGCCGCCCGAGGTCCTGGTGGCCGCGTATTCCGGCGTGATCAACCCGTCGGCCGCCGAGTACCTGGCGGGGGCCGTGGCGGCCGCGGAGCGCCGGGGCTGCGGCGCGCTGGTCATCGAGCTCGACACGCCGGGCGGGCTGGACCTGTCCATGCGCGACATCGTCAAGGCGATCCTGGCCTCCGCGGTCCCGGTGATCGTCTACGTGGCTCCGGCCGGGGCCCGCGCGGCCTCGGCGGGGGTGTTCATCACCATGGCCGCGCACGTGGCCGCGATGGCCCCGGGCACCAACATCGGCGCGGCGCACCCGGTGCAGCTCGGGACCATGCCCGCGATGCCGGGCAAGGAGAAGGGCGCGCAGATGAAGGACGACGTGATGGAAGGCAAGATGGTCAACGACTCGGCCGCCTACCTGCAGGCCATCGCCGGGCGCCGGGGCCGCAACATCGAGTGGGCCTTTCAGGGCGTGACCAAGAGCACCTCCATCGTCTCCTCGGCGGCCGTGCGCGAGCGCGTTGTGGACCTGGAGGCCAAGAGCCTGGACGAGCTGCTCGCGGCCGTGGACGGCAAGGAGCTGGCCGATTTCAAGGGGCATCCCTTGCGCACCAAGGGCGCCAAGACCGTGCGTTTCGAGATGACGGGCCGGCAGAAGGTCCTGGCGGCCGTGGCGGATCCGAACATCGCGATGATCCTGATGACCCTGGGCGTCTCGGGCCTCTTGATCGAACTCTATAGCCCGGGCCTCATCCTGCCCGGCATCGTGGGGGTGGTCTCGCTCATCATGGCCTTCTACTCATTCCAGACCTTGTCCGCGAGCTTCGCCGGGGTCCTGCTCATCATGCTGGGCTTCTTGCTCTACGTGCTGGAGCTCAAGGTGCACAGCTACGGGCTCCTGGCCGTGACCGCGACCGCGTCCATCCTTTTCGGGACCTTGATGCTCTTCCGCAACAGCGGCGGTGGCGTCGCCGTCTCCATGAGCATCATCGTCAGCACGCTAGGCACGCTGGTGGCCTTGGTGGCCAGCTTGCTCTTCATCGCGACGCAGGCCTTCCGCAAGCGCTCCAAGAGCGGCGCGGAGGGAATGATCGGCCGGCTCGGAGTGGCGCAGACCGCGCTCGACCCGGCCGGCACGGTCGCGCTGGGCGGCGAGCTGTGGAAAGCGGAGAGCCTGGAGGGGAACATCCCGGCCGGGACCGCGGTGAAGGTCGAAGACGAGGAAGGGCTGACCCTCAGGGTCCGGCGCAAGGCCTAG
- a CDS encoding ATP-binding cassette domain-containing protein yields MEPIIRARGLVKRYGDLTAVGGIDFEVAPGECFGLLGPNGAGKTSTVHMLCCVLPITQGDLTVAGLSAREHPRRIKAMLGVCPQEANLDTDFSVLYNLAAHARCFDIPKEEALRRAEALVDRFHLRDKAKVCVDDLSGGLKKRLLVARSLVNEPAIVLLDEPTTGLDPQSKHQIWDEVRAMKAAGTTVILTTHYMEEAELLCDRLLIVDQGTIIESGAPRALIDKHLGGQGTLEGVFLKLTGRELRE; encoded by the coding sequence GTGGAACCCATCATCCGGGCCCGCGGCCTGGTCAAACGCTACGGCGACCTCACCGCCGTGGGGGGCATCGATTTCGAGGTGGCCCCGGGGGAGTGCTTCGGGCTTCTGGGCCCCAACGGCGCGGGCAAGACCAGCACGGTGCACATGCTCTGCTGCGTCCTGCCCATCACCCAGGGCGACCTCACGGTGGCCGGCCTGAGCGCCCGGGAGCACCCCCGCCGCATCAAGGCCATGCTGGGGGTCTGCCCCCAGGAGGCGAACCTGGACACGGACTTCTCGGTGCTCTATAACCTGGCGGCGCATGCGCGCTGCTTCGACATCCCCAAGGAAGAGGCGCTGCGCCGGGCCGAGGCCTTGGTGGACCGCTTCCATCTGCGCGACAAGGCCAAAGTCTGCGTGGACGACCTCTCCGGCGGCCTCAAGAAGCGGCTCTTGGTCGCGCGCAGCCTGGTCAACGAGCCGGCCATCGTGCTTTTGGACGAGCCGACCACGGGCCTGGACCCGCAGTCCAAGCACCAGATCTGGGATGAGGTGCGGGCCATGAAGGCCGCGGGCACGACCGTGATCCTGACCACGCACTACATGGAGGAGGCGGAGCTGCTCTGCGACCGCCTGCTCATCGTGGACCAGGGGACGATCATCGAGAGCGGCGCGCCGCGGGCGCTCATCGACAAGCATCTGGGCGGCCAGGGCACGCTGGAGGGCGTATTCCTCAAGCTCACCGGCCGGGAGCTGCGCGAATGA